The Candidatus Paceibacterota bacterium genomic interval TTTGCAAAACGCTTTTAAAAAATCTACAGCCGAGACCGCCAAAAATGCTGATATCAATGTTTACTTTGCTCTGAACTATGGTGGTCGGCAGGAAATTTTGTCGGCCGTCAAAAAAATCGTGGTCGAGAAGCCGAATCAAAATGATATTAGTGAGGAGTATTTCAATAAATTTTTGCAAACTTATCCAATGCCGGATCCTGACCTAATCATTCGGACCAGTGGGGAAGAGCGACTTTCGGGTTTTTTGCCATGGCAAGGGGTTTACAGTGAATTATTCTTCATAAAAACCTACTGGCCGGATTTCAGCGAAAAGGAATTTTTAGACATTTTGGCCGAATTCGCAACGCGCCAAAGGCGCCGCGGGAAATAAAGTTAAGAACCCTTACAAAAAGGGCACACGAATGACTCCTACTATTCAAATCTTATACGAAGACAATGATCTCCTGGCTGTAAACAAGCCGGCCGGTTTAATCGTACACGCCGACGGTAAAACCAAGGAAACCTCGCTTGCCGACTGGCTGGCTGATAATTATCCAGAAACCCCGGGTGTTGGTGGTTCCGTAAAATTGGCCAATGGTGGTGAGACCAAACGCAACGGTATCTTGCACAGGATTGATCAGGACACCTCGGGTTTAATTTTGGTCGCGAAAAATCAAAAAGCTTTTGTTTTTTTTCAGAAGCAGTTTTTGGATCGGACAGCTGAAAAGACCTATCAAGCTTTTGTGGTTGGCGAGATAAAACCAAAGCAAGGCAAAATTGATAAGGCCATCGGCCGGAAAAGGGGAGACTTTCGGCTTTGGTCAGCCGGTAAAGATACGCGGGGTAAGTTGAGAGAGGCGGAGACTGACTATCGGACAATTATTTCCAGCCCCGATTTTAGTTTATTGGAAGTTCAGCCTAAAACCGGCCGGACTCATCAAATTCGAGTCCATCTACAGGCAATCGGGCACCCGATAATTTGTGATAAAAAATATGGCGATAAAAAAAGCCTGCTAGGCTTCAAGAGGCTAGCTCTCCATGCCTTGGCCATCAAACTCAAACTGGTAAGTGGCAAAGAGGTAACACTCAAAGCTCCATATCCAGAAGATTTCCAAAAAGCCATTGAACTTACTGCCATTAAAGGCTAGAACCAAAGGAAGTTGCAGAGGGAAAACCAATATGCTAAAGTAGCGGTCTTAAAGATATGACTAAGGGAATCAAAATTTCATCGGTTGATATGGCTCTGCGCGCCAAGCAAGGTATTCGCTCTGGCGATACTGTTAAGGTTTGGGTGAAAATCAAGGAAGGCGATAAGACTCGCTCGCAGGCTTTTGATGGTCTAGTTTTGGCACGGAAGCATGGTAGCGAGGCTGGTGCCACTTTTACCGTCCGAAAGGTTGTTGATGGAGTGGGTGTGGAAAGAACATTTCCAATGTATTCTCCGGCAATTGACAAAATTGAGATTGTTCGCCGAGCCAAGGTTCGCCGAGCCAAGCTCTATTATATTCGCGAGAAGGCGGCCAAGGAAATTCGTCGCAGTATGCGAAATGTCATGAAGGAAAAAGATGAATCCCGAGCTCCCGCTACCGAAACCAAAGAGGCTGTAGCAGAAACTAAGTAAAAATCTCTCCGAATTACGGAGGGATTTTTAGTTGAATTTAGTTGAAAAAAGCGGATTTCTCGTACATAATAGCCAAACAAATGCGCGGGTGGTGAAATTGGCAGACACGCTTGCCTTAGGAGCAAGTGCCGTAAGGCTTGGAGGTTCAAGTCCTCTCCCGCGCACAAAATCAAACGCCGAGAGGCGTTTTTGATTTTGCGGCGGGAAGAAAGCTCTGGGAGAGCTTTCGTGAGGACTTGAAAGCCGGAGCGCGACGGCGCGAGGCGGGGTCGCGGAATTTTTCAGCAGAAAAATATCCGTGACAAAGTCCTCTCCCGCGACAATTTTCAGCAGGCAAAAACTTGTGACCAAGTCCCTCTTCCTCTCCCGTGCACAAAATAAAAAGCACCCAGTTAGGGTGCTTGGATGCTAAGGTAATCCGGTAATCGTGTAGAGCCTGCTAGGATCGAACTCTTTCTCGACAAAGGAACAGACTTCCTCGTGAGACAGTTTTTGTAGTCGCTCGATTTTACTGTTCAGGTCTATTACCGTGCCATCATGTACGATTTGGTTAGTGGCGGCGTTGATAATTTGACCACCAGTTATCTCTGAATAGATCTCGTCATCAATTAGCTGTTGCCGTACTTGTCCGAATAGGTCAGCCAATTTTCTGTCGGCTATTTCGCTTTGGATTTCAGCCAACACATTCTTAGTGGGTCCGACCATATCTGCCGGAATCCTGGTTTCTAATCTAACTAGTGAATGATCACGTGAGTCAACGGCGCCAGCATCGACATCGTAGGTCGCCTTTAGCTTGCCCCTTATTGCTTGGGTTGCGGCCCTGTTAAACATCTCCAGCGCCGCTTCCAGTATTTCAGGGTCGCTAGACTTGCCGATGACACGAGAGATCTGTAGGGTGGCTTGCTCACTGATTTTGGCCGTTGCTCCATAGAGTTTTCGGGTTTCAATGGTAAAACCGCTAGAGCGCGGTGCCGGCCAACATAAGGGCGTAGCTACGCAGGTTGGCTTTTGGCCACAAGGCAGGTTGATGGCTATTGACTTTGCCGCTTCACGGACCAAACCGGTATTGAGGTTTCCAACAAACACCAAAGCCAGGTTGTTTCTGTGATACCACTGTTTGTGCCAAGCGGAGATGTCTTCATCAGTAATTTGGGCAATTGTATCCGGCCATCCCAAAGGGCGGTCGAACTTAGAACTCGGGTGATCAAGAAACAGATCTTTTCTCGTCCGTTTTCTTAGCTCTATCACTGAATGGTTACCGAGTTTTTCCCACGCCTCATTAATGATGACTTTACGCTCTCCAGCAACGGTGCTTGGTTCGAGTAGGGGATGAAAGATGACATTTTTAATCCCCGTCATTACTCCCAAAAAGTTATCTTCGTTGGTTCTGAATCGAAAGGCAGTTTCACTGTGACCAGTGTATGCCCCGAATGAATCAAGTGTGAATTTTTCCGTGAACTTTCGAACAAGTTCACGATTAGGGAAAATCCGGCAGCCTTCAAAAGGCATATGCTCAAGAAAGTGAGTCAGACCTTCTTTGTCGACAGGATCATCTACCGCTCCAATTTTCAGAATAATTCTTGTGTGGATTGTCGGGCACCAGGGTAGCTTTTTGTAAAAAACTGGCACGCCATCAATCTCGAGATACTCAAAAGCAAACGGGTCGAATTTAAGTCTCATTTTTTCTCCAAATCGATTGTTTAGGGACAGTTCTGCTGTTGACCCTAATACAATTTTGATTAATTGTCAATCGTGCGTAATGGTTCAAA includes:
- the uppS gene encoding polyprenyl diphosphate synthase, with protein sequence MNLESIPKCVGIIMDGNRRWAKTKNLPVVEGHRAGGETLKQTIRWAKKVGVRHIIFYTFSTENWQRPQTEVVYLLNLIGEFLKKELENFSKEGGSLHFVGDLSKFSADLQNAFKKSTAETAKNADINVYFALNYGGRQEILSAVKKIVVEKPNQNDISEEYFNKFLQTYPMPDPDLIIRTSGEERLSGFLPWQGVYSELFFIKTYWPDFSEKEFLDILAEFATRQRRRGK
- a CDS encoding RluA family pseudouridine synthase — translated: MTPTIQILYEDNDLLAVNKPAGLIVHADGKTKETSLADWLADNYPETPGVGGSVKLANGGETKRNGILHRIDQDTSGLILVAKNQKAFVFFQKQFLDRTAEKTYQAFVVGEIKPKQGKIDKAIGRKRGDFRLWSAGKDTRGKLREAETDYRTIISSPDFSLLEVQPKTGRTHQIRVHLQAIGHPIICDKKYGDKKSLLGFKRLALHALAIKLKLVSGKEVTLKAPYPEDFQKAIELTAIKG
- the rplS gene encoding 50S ribosomal protein L19 → MTKGIKISSVDMALRAKQGIRSGDTVKVWVKIKEGDKTRSQAFDGLVLARKHGSEAGATFTVRKVVDGVGVERTFPMYSPAIDKIEIVRRAKVRRAKLYYIREKAAKEIRRSMRNVMKEKDESRAPATETKEAVAETK
- a CDS encoding pitrilysin family protein, with the translated sequence MRLKFDPFAFEYLEIDGVPVFYKKLPWCPTIHTRIILKIGAVDDPVDKEGLTHFLEHMPFEGCRIFPNRELVRKFTEKFTLDSFGAYTGHSETAFRFRTNEDNFLGVMTGIKNVIFHPLLEPSTVAGERKVIINEAWEKLGNHSVIELRKRTRKDLFLDHPSSKFDRPLGWPDTIAQITDEDISAWHKQWYHRNNLALVFVGNLNTGLVREAAKSIAINLPCGQKPTCVATPLCWPAPRSSGFTIETRKLYGATAKISEQATLQISRVIGKSSDPEILEAALEMFNRAATQAIRGKLKATYDVDAGAVDSRDHSLVRLETRIPADMVGPTKNVLAEIQSEIADRKLADLFGQVRQQLIDDEIYSEITGGQIINAATNQIVHDGTVIDLNSKIERLQKLSHEEVCSFVEKEFDPSRLYTITGLP